In Agromyces sp. G08B096, a genomic segment contains:
- a CDS encoding sensor domain-containing protein: MATTDLQGAAAPADPTDASARPADPARRGYGALWASVPRELGFLILTMPIAIIGLSVLSTVFFAGLGMVAIFIGIFLMVAAFFIARGFGTLELIRLRWAGRPEIRQPDWSRDGREQGFWRATFTPFVDGHYWLYVLHTMVINPIVSIVSWSLTIVWTSVALAGTTGWIWQGFVPDGDRTLWLNEWLIDRLVPGNDFSYDVVAGERVFEFVLGVVFLLTLPFVLRGLTVLHDVIARGVLGRWRSEALEREVASLAASRGAAVQAEDTSLRRLERDIHDGPQQRLVRLQMDLATIERRLEQDPDAAKSLVGEARDTAREALDELRALSRGFAPPLLQDRGLASALASLAARSPVPVEFEDRLSADAPLPAAIERNVYFVAAELLTNAAKHAEATAIRLRIATRDAGPAGHWLDLWVTDNGRGGAALAPGHGLAGLDERVRGLQGQLVVDSPEGGPTVVGAHVPFVPATTA; the protein is encoded by the coding sequence ATGGCCACCACTGACCTGCAGGGCGCCGCAGCGCCCGCCGATCCGACGGATGCCTCGGCCCGCCCCGCCGACCCCGCCCGCCGCGGCTACGGCGCGCTCTGGGCGAGCGTGCCGCGCGAACTGGGCTTCCTCATCCTCACCATGCCCATCGCGATCATCGGGCTCAGCGTCCTGTCCACGGTGTTCTTCGCCGGACTCGGCATGGTCGCGATCTTCATCGGCATCTTCCTCATGGTCGCGGCGTTCTTCATCGCGCGCGGCTTCGGCACGCTGGAGCTGATCCGGCTCCGCTGGGCCGGCCGCCCCGAGATCCGGCAGCCCGACTGGTCGCGTGACGGTCGCGAACAGGGGTTCTGGCGCGCGACGTTCACGCCGTTCGTCGACGGCCACTACTGGCTCTACGTGCTGCACACGATGGTCATCAACCCGATCGTGAGCATCGTGAGCTGGAGCCTCACCATCGTGTGGACCTCGGTCGCGCTCGCCGGGACGACCGGCTGGATCTGGCAGGGCTTCGTCCCCGACGGCGACCGCACCCTGTGGCTGAACGAGTGGCTCATCGACCGGTTGGTGCCGGGCAACGACTTCTCCTACGACGTCGTGGCCGGCGAGCGGGTGTTCGAGTTCGTGCTCGGCGTCGTCTTCCTCCTCACGCTGCCGTTCGTGCTCCGAGGCCTGACCGTGCTGCACGACGTCATCGCCAGGGGCGTGCTGGGCCGGTGGCGCTCGGAGGCGCTCGAACGCGAGGTCGCCTCGCTCGCCGCCTCCCGCGGCGCGGCCGTGCAGGCCGAGGACACGTCGCTGCGCCGGCTCGAGCGCGACATCCACGACGGTCCGCAGCAGCGTCTCGTGCGGCTGCAGATGGACCTCGCGACGATCGAGCGCCGCCTCGAGCAGGACCCGGATGCCGCGAAGTCGCTCGTCGGCGAAGCGCGCGACACCGCACGCGAGGCGCTCGACGAGCTCCGCGCGCTCTCCCGTGGCTTCGCCCCGCCGCTGCTGCAGGACCGCGGGCTGGCGAGTGCGCTCGCCTCGCTCGCGGCGCGGAGCCCCGTCCCGGTGGAGTTCGAGGACCGGTTGTCGGCGGATGCCCCGCTCCCGGCCGCGATCGAGCGCAACGTGTATTTCGTGGCGGCCGAGCTCCTCACCAACGCCGCGAAGCACGCGGAGGCGACGGCGATCCGGCTCCGCATCGCCACGCGCGACGCAGGACCCGCCGGACACTGGCTCGACCTCTGGGTCACCGACAACGGCCGGGGCGGTGCGGCGCTCGCACCCGGTCACGGCCTCGCCGGCCTCGATGAGCGGGTGCGCGGCCTCCAGGGCCAGCTCGTCGTCGACAGCCCTGAGGGCGGCCCGACGGTCGTGGGCGCGCACGTGCCCTTCGTCCCGGCGACGACGGCCTGA
- a CDS encoding amidohydrolase family protein, whose product MTALLLAGGRLPGRDGTVDVLLYDGVVAEVAPAGESSVAGAERVALDGRWIVPGLYDRHVHLSQWAMVSRRLDVSAAGSAAEAASLVRRAVADGAGEIAGFGFRDGLWPDAPTAELLDTAAGAVPVVLVAADLHACWLNTAAAARHGVTLPDDGLLREDACFALVRELDDVADDVLDTWVGDAARRAAARGTVGVVDYEMRWNRDDWQRRAADGAFPLRVAFGIYPQHLDRAIAEGLRTGDTVAGTGGLVTVGGAKVITDGSLNTRTAWCFDPYPGLEHAEHPHGIPTVPIDRFVPLLRRAHAGGLTPAVHAIGDRANADVLDAFEQVGCRGSIEHAQLLRHEDVERFARLGIVASVQPEHAMDDRDVAERYWAGRTDRAFMLAELAAAGVELALGSDAPVAPLDPWVAIAAAVGRSRDGREPWHPEQSIDVATALAASTGGAGAEVRAGLPADVAVIELDPYEASLEELRAMPVAATFLAGRPTHTTLA is encoded by the coding sequence ATGACCGCGCTGCTCCTCGCCGGCGGGCGGCTTCCGGGGCGTGACGGCACGGTCGACGTCCTCCTCTACGACGGCGTGGTCGCGGAGGTCGCACCCGCGGGCGAGTCATCCGTCGCGGGCGCCGAACGGGTCGCGCTCGACGGGCGCTGGATCGTTCCCGGCCTGTACGACCGGCACGTGCACCTCTCGCAATGGGCGATGGTCTCTCGCCGCCTCGACGTCTCGGCCGCCGGCTCCGCCGCGGAGGCGGCATCCCTCGTCCGACGCGCCGTCGCCGACGGCGCCGGCGAGATCGCCGGGTTCGGCTTCCGCGACGGACTGTGGCCGGATGCCCCGACCGCCGAGCTCCTCGACACCGCGGCCGGTGCGGTGCCCGTCGTGCTCGTCGCAGCCGACCTGCACGCCTGCTGGCTGAATACCGCCGCCGCCGCCCGTCACGGCGTGACGTTGCCCGACGACGGCCTCCTCCGCGAGGACGCGTGCTTCGCGCTCGTGCGCGAGCTCGACGACGTCGCCGACGACGTGCTCGATACGTGGGTCGGCGACGCGGCGCGACGCGCGGCCGCCCGCGGCACGGTCGGCGTCGTCGACTACGAGATGCGGTGGAACCGCGACGACTGGCAGCGCCGCGCCGCCGACGGCGCGTTCCCGCTCCGGGTCGCGTTCGGCATCTACCCGCAGCACCTCGACCGCGCGATCGCCGAGGGCCTCCGCACGGGTGACACGGTCGCCGGCACCGGCGGCCTGGTCACGGTCGGCGGCGCGAAGGTCATCACCGACGGGTCGCTCAACACGCGAACGGCCTGGTGCTTCGACCCGTACCCCGGCCTCGAGCACGCCGAGCACCCCCACGGCATCCCCACGGTGCCGATCGACCGATTCGTCCCGCTGCTGCGACGCGCCCACGCGGGCGGACTCACGCCCGCCGTCCACGCGATCGGCGACCGCGCGAACGCCGACGTCCTCGACGCCTTCGAACAGGTCGGCTGCCGCGGCTCCATCGAGCACGCCCAGCTGCTGCGCCACGAGGACGTCGAGCGATTCGCCCGCCTCGGCATCGTCGCGAGCGTGCAGCCCGAGCACGCCATGGACGATCGCGACGTGGCCGAGCGCTACTGGGCCGGCCGCACCGACCGGGCGTTCATGCTCGCCGAGCTCGCCGCCGCCGGCGTCGAGCTCGCCCTCGGCTCCGACGCCCCCGTCGCGCCGCTCGACCCGTGGGTCGCCATCGCCGCGGCCGTCGGGCGCTCGCGCGACGGGCGGGAGCCGTGGCATCCCGAGCAGTCGATCGACGTCGCCACCGCGCTCGCCGCGTCGACCGGCGGCGCGGGGGCCGAGGTCCGCGCGGGGCTCCCGGCCGACGTCGCGGTGATCGAGCTCGACCCGTACGAGGCATCCCTGGAGGAGCTGCGCGCCATGCCGGTCGCCGCGACGTTCCTCGCAGGCCGCCCGACGCACACGACCCTGGCCTGA
- a CDS encoding response regulator transcription factor produces the protein MTDRDRPLRIVLAEDSVLLREGLVRLFDEAGFETGGAYGDADALLAAIDDVRPDLAVLDVRMPPTFRDEGVRAAIELRRRSPGLGVLLLSQYVEGTYAHELLSSGEGGMGYLLKDRVASLEELEDAVERVSAGGTVLDPQVVKELLSRRGDPLASLTPREREVLQLMAEGRTNQGIAAQLFIGVGAVEKNVTSIFQKLGLEDSGTDHRRVLAVLAWLQR, from the coding sequence ATGACCGACCGAGACCGGCCGCTGCGCATCGTGCTCGCCGAGGACTCCGTGCTGCTCCGCGAAGGCCTCGTCCGGCTCTTCGACGAGGCCGGCTTCGAGACCGGGGGCGCCTATGGCGACGCCGACGCCCTGCTCGCCGCGATCGACGACGTCCGGCCCGACCTGGCGGTCCTCGACGTGCGGATGCCGCCGACATTCCGGGACGAGGGCGTGCGCGCCGCGATCGAGCTGCGCCGGCGCTCGCCCGGGCTCGGCGTGCTGCTGCTCAGCCAGTACGTCGAGGGCACGTACGCGCACGAGCTCCTGTCGTCGGGGGAAGGCGGCATGGGGTATCTGCTGAAAGACCGGGTCGCTTCGCTGGAGGAGCTGGAGGACGCCGTGGAGCGCGTGAGCGCCGGCGGCACCGTGCTCGACCCGCAGGTGGTGAAGGAGCTGCTGTCGCGGCGCGGCGATCCGCTCGCCTCGCTCACGCCTCGCGAGCGCGAGGTGCTCCAGCTCATGGCGGAGGGACGCACGAACCAGGGCATCGCCGCCCAGCTCTTCATCGGCGTCGGCGCGGTCGAGAAGAACGTCACGTCGATCTTCCAGAAACTCGGCCTCGAGGACTCGGGCACCGACCACCGCCGGGTGCTCGCGGTGCTCGCCTGGCTGCAGCGGTAG
- a CDS encoding tetratricopeptide repeat protein: MHDWQTRVDAVWRDANALGDDAVLERIAALAAELPADDPRGPFELAGAYDSAGREAEAEPHYRRALESGLGGRQRVECLIQLASTLRNLGRPEESIALLDEAAREPHDLGDAVSAFRALALTSAGRPDAAASVALAVLAAHLPQYGRAVAAYAAELDSGDAPSA; the protein is encoded by the coding sequence ATGCACGACTGGCAGACGCGGGTCGACGCCGTCTGGCGGGACGCGAACGCGCTCGGCGACGACGCGGTGCTCGAGCGGATCGCGGCGCTCGCGGCGGAGCTGCCCGCCGACGACCCCCGCGGTCCCTTCGAGCTCGCCGGCGCCTACGACTCCGCCGGCCGCGAGGCCGAGGCGGAGCCGCACTACCGCCGTGCGCTCGAGTCGGGGCTCGGCGGCCGGCAGCGGGTGGAGTGCCTCATCCAGCTCGCCTCGACCCTGAGGAACCTCGGGCGGCCTGAGGAGTCCATCGCCCTCCTCGACGAGGCGGCGCGGGAGCCGCACGACCTCGGGGACGCGGTTTCCGCCTTCCGCGCGCTGGCCCTCACGAGCGCGGGGCGCCCCGACGCCGCGGCATCCGTCGCCCTCGCCGTCCTCGCTGCGCACCTGCCCCAGTACGGCCGCGCGGTCGCCGCGTACGCGGCGGAACTCGACTCGGGCGACGCGCCATCCGCCTAG
- a CDS encoding ribose-5-phosphate isomerase produces MRIHIATDHAGLEFSRTLVDHLTNAGHEVVDHGPAEYDPLDDYPAFCINAALGVVRDQEAGVRALGVVFGGSGNGEQIAANKVQGVRAALVWSMDTAILAREHNDANVISIGARQHTVEEAIRYIDAFIAEPFSGDERHVRRIAQLAEYERTGDIAGKGVDVVGPAE; encoded by the coding sequence ATGCGCATCCACATCGCGACCGACCACGCCGGCCTCGAGTTCAGCCGCACGCTCGTCGACCATCTGACCAACGCCGGTCACGAGGTCGTCGACCACGGCCCCGCCGAGTACGACCCGCTCGACGACTACCCGGCGTTCTGCATCAACGCGGCGCTCGGCGTCGTCCGCGATCAGGAGGCGGGCGTCCGTGCGCTTGGCGTCGTGTTCGGCGGGTCGGGCAACGGGGAGCAGATCGCGGCGAACAAGGTGCAGGGCGTCCGGGCGGCGCTCGTGTGGAGCATGGACACCGCGATCCTCGCCCGCGAGCACAACGACGCGAACGTCATCTCCATCGGGGCGCGCCAGCACACGGTCGAGGAGGCGATCCGCTACATCGACGCGTTCATCGCCGAGCCCTTCTCGGGCGACGAGCGGCACGTGCGGCGCATCGCCCAGCTGGCCGAGTACGAGCGGACGGGCGACATCGCCGGCAAGGGCGTCGACGTCGTCGGGCCCGCCGAGTAG
- a CDS encoding FMN-binding negative transcriptional regulator: protein MRQNPSFTLASEDGVKRVIREHPWMTIVSDTDAAGLVASHYPVLLDEDADGIVLLTHVGRPDEVLHELGRHEVLVIVQGPHGYISPGWYDHDAPGVPTWNFVTAHLYGTPELLEPAENLRVLEQLVDHFERELPEPRRMRGTPLDSEYADRIAVGTVGLRIPVTRFTAKNKMSQNKPAETVDRIIAELEGDGPYASSALAAEMRRTHDALRSAQAAARAARE from the coding sequence ATGCGACAGAATCCCAGCTTCACCCTCGCGAGCGAGGACGGTGTCAAGCGCGTCATCCGCGAGCACCCGTGGATGACGATCGTGAGCGATACGGATGCCGCGGGCCTCGTCGCGTCCCATTACCCGGTGCTACTCGACGAGGATGCCGACGGCATCGTCCTGCTCACCCATGTCGGGCGCCCCGACGAGGTGCTGCACGAGCTCGGCCGGCACGAGGTGCTTGTGATCGTGCAGGGCCCGCACGGCTACATCTCGCCCGGCTGGTACGACCACGATGCGCCTGGCGTGCCCACGTGGAACTTCGTCACCGCCCACCTGTACGGCACGCCCGAGCTCCTCGAGCCCGCGGAGAACCTGCGGGTGCTCGAGCAGCTCGTCGATCACTTCGAACGCGAACTGCCCGAGCCGAGGCGCATGCGCGGCACGCCGCTCGACTCCGAGTACGCCGATCGCATCGCGGTCGGCACCGTGGGCCTGCGGATCCCGGTGACCCGGTTCACGGCGAAGAACAAGATGAGCCAGAACAAGCCGGCCGAGACCGTCGACCGCATCATCGCGGAGCTCGAGGGCGACGGGCCGTACGCGAGCTCCGCGCTCGCCGCGGAGATGCGCCGCACCCACGACGCACTGCGCTCGGCGCAGGCGGCCGCCCGGGCGGCGCGCGAATGA
- a CDS encoding DNA-formamidopyrimidine glycosylase family protein, producing the protein MPEGHSVHRITRQFERNFVGHVVHAWSPQGRFAAGAAELDGRRMTEARAVGKQMFLGFEGDVWLRVHLGMYGAWDFAGEILMDATIASANGRMGQTNQRGTFLDGPNPDAVVLDAAGENSLTSIGAPRRTRLRMSESEKEGARLETFPPEPVGQVRVRLLTDTVCADLRGPTACEVLDPAQVERVVGKLGPDPLLDDGPEAEDRFTNVVRRKPTPIGLLLMDQSVVSGIGNVYRAELLFRARQNPHTPGRQVPEEQVRHLWRDWSKLLRIGVETGQMMTMDDLDPEAWRQAMANRADRHWVYKREGLPCRVCGTNIVLEEMGARKLYWCPYCQA; encoded by the coding sequence ATGCCTGAGGGGCACTCCGTCCATCGCATCACGCGCCAGTTCGAACGCAATTTCGTGGGTCACGTCGTGCACGCGTGGAGTCCGCAGGGCCGGTTCGCTGCGGGTGCGGCCGAGCTCGACGGGCGCCGGATGACCGAGGCGCGTGCCGTCGGCAAGCAGATGTTCCTCGGGTTCGAGGGCGACGTCTGGCTCCGGGTCCACCTCGGCATGTACGGCGCGTGGGACTTCGCGGGCGAGATCCTGATGGATGCCACGATCGCGTCGGCGAACGGGCGCATGGGCCAGACCAATCAACGCGGCACCTTCCTCGACGGGCCGAATCCCGACGCCGTCGTCCTCGACGCAGCGGGCGAGAACTCGCTGACCTCGATCGGGGCGCCGCGGCGGACGCGGCTCCGGATGTCGGAGTCGGAGAAGGAGGGCGCCCGGCTGGAGACCTTCCCGCCCGAGCCGGTCGGCCAGGTGCGGGTCCGGCTCCTCACCGACACGGTGTGCGCCGACCTCCGCGGCCCGACGGCGTGCGAGGTGCTCGATCCCGCGCAGGTCGAGCGGGTCGTCGGCAAGCTCGGGCCCGACCCGCTGCTCGACGACGGACCCGAGGCGGAAGACCGCTTCACGAACGTCGTCAGGCGCAAGCCCACCCCGATCGGGCTGCTGCTCATGGATCAGAGCGTCGTGTCGGGCATCGGCAACGTGTACCGGGCCGAGCTGCTCTTCCGCGCCAGGCAGAATCCGCACACGCCCGGCCGGCAGGTGCCGGAGGAGCAGGTCCGCCATCTCTGGCGCGATTGGTCGAAGCTGCTGCGCATCGGCGTGGAGACCGGCCAGATGATGACCATGGACGATCTCGACCCCGAGGCCTGGCGCCAGGCGATGGCGAACCGGGCCGATCGGCACTGGGTGTACAAGCGCGAGGGCTTGCCGTGCCGGGTGTGTGGAACGAACATCGTCCTCGAGGAGATGGGCGCGCGCAAGCTCTACTGGTGCCCGTACTGCCAGGCCTGA
- a CDS encoding ATP-dependent Clp protease proteolytic subunit yields the protein MAEPTLQPGVFDRLLKDRIIWLGSEVRDDNANEIAAKLLLLAAEDPKKDIYLYVNSPGGSITAGMAIYDTMQFVPNDIVTVGIGMAASMGQLLLTAGTKGKRYITPNARVLLHQPHGGFGGTASDIQTQAQLILDMKKRLAEITAAQTGKTVEQINRDGDRDRWFSAEEALEYGFVDHIRESALDVSGGGGTDQA from the coding sequence ATGGCCGAACCGACACTGCAGCCCGGTGTGTTCGATCGACTGCTGAAGGACCGCATCATCTGGCTCGGCTCCGAGGTGCGCGACGACAACGCCAACGAGATCGCCGCCAAGCTGCTGCTCCTCGCCGCCGAGGACCCCAAGAAGGACATCTACCTCTACGTCAACTCGCCCGGCGGCTCGATCACGGCCGGCATGGCCATCTACGACACCATGCAGTTCGTGCCGAACGACATCGTCACCGTGGGCATCGGCATGGCGGCCTCCATGGGCCAGCTGCTGCTCACCGCCGGCACCAAGGGCAAGCGGTACATCACGCCGAACGCGCGCGTCCTGCTGCACCAGCCGCACGGCGGCTTCGGCGGTACCGCGAGCGACATCCAGACCCAGGCGCAGCTCATCCTCGACATGAAGAAGCGGCTCGCGGAGATCACGGCGGCGCAAACCGGCAAGACGGTCGAGCAGATCAACCGCGACGGCGACCGCGACCGCTGGTTCTCCGCCGAGGAGGCGCTCGAGTACGGCTTCGTCGACCACATCCGCGAGTCCGCGCTCGACGTGTCGGGCGGCGGCGGAACCGACCAGGCCTGA
- a CDS encoding multicopper oxidase domain-containing protein has product MLRTALRRPRATVASVAGLTVTAGAVAFALAGCGVAGPGAVSTVGSVDFDTPLAIPPLAESTVDADGTRVFSLEAQAGETEFEPGVPSPTWGFDGSYLGPTLVAERGERVRVDVTNALDEPTTVHWHGMHLPAKMDGGPHQMVEPGATWSPEWLIDQPATTLWYHPHPHGETESHVARGLAGMFLLHDESERALGLPSQYGVDDVPVIVQDTGFSADGRKEDAQRGYAGGLGDELIVNGTRGPFLDVQDELVRLRLLNASTARSYAFTWSDGRAVELIGTDGGLLEAPVQLDHVRLSPGERAEVLLRVEPGERLVLQSRMTPEIAALEGPIAVMNGGTDAFDVLEVRAADTLRPAPAVPDRLVDVPDFDPAEVAADRRFVLGDSFEINGHAMDLGRVDETVTVDTLERWTVVNDTSLPHSFHVHDVQFRIASIGGQAPPPELAGWKDTIFADPETEYVLLMRFEDYADPDTPYMYHCHLLWHEDQGMMGQFAVVEPGQRATMTEETNHGHH; this is encoded by the coding sequence ATGCTTCGCACCGCACTCCGCCGCCCGCGCGCCACCGTCGCGTCCGTGGCCGGGCTAACCGTCACCGCCGGCGCCGTCGCGTTCGCGCTCGCCGGATGCGGCGTCGCCGGTCCCGGCGCCGTCTCCACCGTCGGCTCGGTCGACTTCGACACCCCGCTCGCCATCCCGCCGCTCGCAGAGTCCACGGTCGACGCCGACGGCACCCGCGTGTTCTCGCTCGAGGCGCAGGCCGGTGAGACGGAGTTCGAACCCGGCGTGCCGAGCCCGACCTGGGGCTTCGACGGCAGCTACCTCGGCCCGACGCTGGTCGCCGAACGCGGCGAACGCGTCCGCGTCGACGTGACGAACGCGCTCGACGAGCCCACCACCGTGCACTGGCACGGCATGCACCTGCCCGCGAAGATGGACGGCGGGCCCCACCAGATGGTCGAGCCCGGTGCGACCTGGTCGCCCGAGTGGCTCATCGACCAGCCGGCCACGACGCTCTGGTACCACCCGCATCCCCACGGCGAGACCGAGTCGCACGTCGCCCGCGGGCTCGCCGGCATGTTCCTCCTCCACGACGAATCGGAGCGCGCGCTCGGCCTGCCCTCGCAATACGGCGTCGACGACGTCCCGGTGATCGTGCAGGACACCGGCTTCTCCGCAGACGGCCGCAAGGAGGACGCCCAGCGCGGCTACGCCGGCGGACTCGGCGACGAGCTCATCGTGAACGGCACACGCGGCCCCTTCCTCGACGTCCAGGACGAACTCGTCCGGCTCCGGCTCCTGAACGCGTCCACCGCGCGCAGCTACGCCTTCACCTGGAGCGACGGCCGGGCCGTCGAACTCATCGGGACCGACGGCGGCCTGCTCGAGGCGCCCGTGCAGCTCGACCACGTGCGGCTCTCGCCCGGCGAACGCGCCGAGGTGCTCCTCCGGGTCGAGCCGGGGGAGCGGCTCGTGCTCCAGTCGCGGATGACACCCGAGATCGCCGCGCTCGAAGGGCCGATCGCCGTCATGAACGGCGGGACCGACGCGTTCGACGTGCTCGAGGTGCGCGCAGCCGACACTCTGCGGCCGGCACCCGCCGTGCCGGACCGTCTCGTCGACGTCCCCGACTTCGATCCCGCCGAGGTCGCCGCCGACCGCCGGTTCGTGCTGGGCGACAGCTTCGAGATCAACGGACACGCGATGGACCTCGGCCGAGTCGACGAGACGGTGACGGTCGACACGCTCGAACGCTGGACCGTCGTGAACGACACCTCGCTGCCGCACAGCTTCCACGTCCACGACGTCCAGTTCCGCATCGCCTCGATCGGCGGCCAGGCGCCGCCGCCCGAGCTCGCCGGATGGAAGGACACGATCTTCGCCGACCCCGAGACCGAGTACGTGCTCCTCATGCGGTTCGAGGACTACGCCGATCCCGACACGCCGTACATGTACCACTGCCACCTGCTGTGGCACGAGGATCAGGGGATGATGGGGCAGTTCGCCGTCGTCGAACCCGGTCAGCGTGCGACGATGACCGAGGAGACGAACCATGGCCACCACTGA
- a CDS encoding DNA starvation/stationary phase protection protein — protein MTDIQTAPKTGSNADVAAGVAQYLTPVVHELVALAVNGKQAHWHVRGTNFIAVHELLDEVVAHAQDWSDLAAERVVALGLPIDGRLATVAEQSGAKNPKLGFLPYDEAIAVVVAQIDLATEKVNEAIAGLEELDPASQDVVIEIRRGLDKDRWFLSAHVAVK, from the coding sequence ATGACCGACATCCAGACCGCACCGAAGACCGGATCCAACGCCGACGTCGCCGCAGGCGTCGCCCAGTACCTGACGCCGGTCGTGCACGAACTCGTCGCGCTCGCCGTCAACGGCAAGCAGGCGCACTGGCATGTCCGCGGCACCAACTTCATCGCCGTGCACGAACTGCTCGACGAGGTCGTGGCGCACGCGCAGGACTGGTCCGACCTCGCGGCCGAGCGGGTCGTCGCCCTCGGGCTGCCGATCGACGGGCGCCTCGCGACCGTCGCCGAGCAGAGCGGTGCGAAGAACCCGAAGCTCGGCTTCCTGCCATACGACGAGGCGATCGCCGTCGTCGTGGCGCAGATCGACCTCGCGACCGAGAAGGTCAACGAGGCCATCGCCGGGCTCGAGGAGCTCGACCCGGCCAGCCAGGACGTCGTGATCGAGATCCGACGCGGTCTCGACAAGGACCGCTGGTTCCTCTCCGCGCACGTCGCGGTCAAGTAA
- the tig gene encoding trigger factor, producing MPTTSVEKLSPTRAKLTISVTPEELKPSIAHAYEHIAEQINVPGFRKGKVPAPVIDQRVGKAAVLEHAVNEGLDGFYRAAVAEHELRPLGRPAADIVEWPNEKDFSGDLLLSIEVDVRPEIELPAYEGLEVTVDDVAIGDDEVNEELERLRSRFGTLITVDRPAKSGDFVTLDLVATIDGAEVDTASGISYEVGSGELLEGIDEALDSLTAGETTTFASKLLGGEHEGETAEITVTVTAVKERELPEADDDFAQIASEFDTLAELTDSLKEQVARNKTFGQGTQARDLFVEKLLELVDVPVADSVIEDEVHRHLESENRLEDDEHRAEVTEASTKAFKTQIVLDKIAEAEDVKVSQEELTQYLVQGAAQYGMDPNEFVQILSQQGQIPAMVGEVARNKALAIALGKAKVTDASGNPVDLSEFTAVPGDDEAEAEAEVVEQAEEIVEEAEAAEAKPAPKKRAGKKAAADEGDAPAEKKPARKRAAKSADAE from the coding sequence ATGCCGACCACTTCGGTTGAGAAGCTGAGCCCGACGCGCGCCAAGCTCACCATCTCGGTGACGCCCGAGGAGCTGAAGCCCAGCATCGCCCACGCGTACGAGCACATCGCCGAGCAGATCAACGTCCCCGGCTTCCGCAAGGGCAAGGTCCCTGCGCCGGTCATCGACCAGCGGGTCGGCAAGGCCGCCGTGCTCGAGCACGCCGTGAACGAGGGCCTCGACGGGTTCTACCGCGCCGCCGTCGCCGAGCACGAGCTGCGCCCGCTCGGCCGCCCCGCGGCCGACATCGTCGAATGGCCGAACGAGAAGGACTTCTCGGGCGACCTGCTGCTCTCCATCGAGGTCGACGTCCGCCCCGAGATCGAGCTGCCCGCATACGAGGGCCTCGAGGTCACCGTCGACGACGTCGCCATCGGCGACGACGAGGTGAACGAGGAGCTCGAGCGACTCCGCAGCCGCTTCGGCACGCTCATCACCGTCGACCGTCCGGCCAAGTCGGGCGACTTCGTCACGCTCGACCTCGTCGCGACCATCGACGGCGCCGAGGTTGACACTGCGAGCGGCATCTCCTACGAGGTCGGTTCGGGCGAGCTGCTCGAGGGCATCGACGAGGCGCTCGACTCGCTGACCGCAGGCGAGACGACGACGTTCGCGTCGAAGCTCCTCGGCGGCGAGCACGAGGGCGAGACCGCCGAGATCACCGTCACCGTCACCGCCGTCAAGGAGCGCGAGCTTCCCGAGGCCGACGACGACTTCGCGCAGATCGCGAGCGAGTTCGACACCCTCGCCGAGCTCACCGACTCCCTCAAGGAGCAGGTCGCCCGCAACAAGACCTTCGGCCAGGGCACCCAGGCTCGCGACCTCTTCGTCGAGAAGCTGCTCGAACTGGTCGACGTCCCCGTCGCCGACAGCGTCATCGAGGACGAGGTGCACCGCCACCTCGAGAGTGAGAACCGCCTCGAGGACGACGAGCACCGCGCCGAGGTGACCGAGGCCAGCACGAAGGCGTTCAAGACGCAGATCGTGCTCGACAAGATCGCCGAGGCCGAGGACGTCAAGGTCAGCCAGGAGGAGCTCACGCAGTACCTCGTGCAGGGCGCCGCGCAGTACGGCATGGACCCGAACGAGTTCGTGCAGATCCTCAGCCAGCAGGGCCAGATTCCCGCGATGGTCGGCGAGGTCGCCCGCAACAAGGCGCTCGCGATCGCGCTCGGCAAGGCCAAGGTGACGGATGCCTCGGGCAACCCGGTCGACCTCTCGGAGTTCACCGCCGTTCCCGGTGACGACGAGGCCGAAGCTGAGGCCGAAGTCGTCGAGCAGGCCGAGGAGATCGTCGAGGAGGCCGAGGCCGCCGAGGCGAAGCCCGCGCCGAAGAAGCGCGCCGGGAAGAAGGCCGCCGCAGACGAGGGCGACGCGCCCGCCGAGAAGAAGCCCGCGCGCAAGCGCGCCGCGAAGTCGGCCGACGCCGAGTAG